The genomic region attagttttcttttttataaattatggaaaatgatttccgcttattcttttatttttctgcaCACTCGAGtgagaagaaaaagagtgaTGAGTCATGTAAAAATTGTTGTGGTGAGTGAGGTGAGCATAGTAATGAATGGTGGTTCTGTTCCTCATTACatgtttactatttttttttgggtaaagatTACATGTTTACTTTGGCAGTTGGCAATCACAACGTTTTATGGTGGTGGTTCTACAAGTTGGTTGTTTTTGCTTCATCATCTATGATCTATCTAACCTTTCAGTTTATTTAGTTTGAAGAATCAATGGGATTATGTTTATGGGATCATAACTTGGAATTTGAAAGGTAATCAATAATCCCCCTCCCTAGTATCACACGAGGCAGGAACATACTTTTGACCCCCAAATAAAACAGTACACCAAAGCAGAGCCGGTTGTCCCAAGGAATGCATCCTTGGGAGTTCGAACTAAACCAACCCCTTGGGGTTTTGTCCAAGTATAAGATAAACTATCCCtctttgacaaaagaaaaatacgATAAAGCACCATTTCCTAATTGAAATGACACACGAATAAAGGTCACGAACCAAAACGATACATGGTTGTTTAGATATGGGATAAATACCCTTTAGTGATGATACCAAGGTGTTCAAGTACGAGATACATAACCATTTTAATGAAGGGTTAACTTATATTTTGATTCCTTAGTAAGGGCAAGATTTGTTATGTAGAGAAATAATACATATACCTAGCATACGAATTCAGATGAATTTCACCaaataaataaggctttttagctaaaatggtacCTAAGATTTTCATAACACGTAAATTTGGTCCCTGATATTTAAAaccaatagaagtggtcccagAGATTGTCtatcatatattattttggtcattccattaaaaaactCTGTTAGGTGGTCCCTGAGCTTTTTAATGaaagaaccaaaatgatgaatggtggacaatctcaaagacccaagtgatgtgttatgcaactCTCAGGGATCAAAATTATGTGTGATGCAAATCTCtgggaccaaagttatgtgttatacccttaacttaacggagttttttaatagaatgaccaaaataatggatggtagacaatctcagaaatcacttctattgattttaaatctcaaccattttaactaaaaagccGATAAATAATACTTGTACAGAAAGCATCAAGAGTTGAGTTAGGCATTGGTGGGCTTAGAGTTCAGTCCAGTTCAAACAGTACACAGCCTGAGCCTGCGGTCCATAACAACCAATTTGATACAGGATTTCATCTCCTAGGCTTTATCAAAAATGGCAGCTAAAGTTAATCACAGGGTGTAAAGCTTTGAACATATAACGAGTCTATCTATAACTGTAAGAAAGAGGAGATCATACGAAAAGTGCAGCCGATATTTTCGCACTGAAGCTTCCTACGGAATAATCTAATGAGTGAACTGCAACTTGCCTTTGCAAAACTAACTTGCTCTGCAAGAAGAAATGTTCAAGGGCTAATTGattcttcttctgttttgtgtttgttttgttttgtgtttcaaATAATTTGGGACATATTGAGGGGACAAATTCCAAAACACAACAGAATTTCACTGAAAAGTGAATCTTTCTTCCTTTCATATTATGAAGGCAATAATCTTGAATGTTTGACAAAAGAAGAACAAttttaaaagagaaagaaagaaagaacgaaAACTCACGAAATTGATAATTCCCATCGTAAGGGCTTGCTGGCTCTGTATAAGCTTCAATTGACATGGAGTAGTACTATCAATGGAAGCCTGAAAGGTGAGAGTGGAAGGAAAGACTCATCAGAAGGAAGAGAATCCTGCAATTTGTCGAAACTTCTCATACGAGACCCAGAACACGAATTGCCAAGGACCGAGCCTTGCCCATGTAGGAAAGAACCCCTTCCACAGCGCTCTTAAACCTTCAACTTTGACAGTCTTCACCAGACAATCATACGAATTGTTGTACATAATCTTCCCTTTCTTGCTCCTCGATTGATTCATCATTCTCGTCTTTACCACGTCAGCTGGACAACTCAAAGCAGTTGCCGAAAGGCCTGACATGATCGACGCCAAAGTGTGAGCGTATATGTTGTCTTCAGAAATCCGATTCTCGATCACAAAACGTTTTGCCTGATCATAACAAGCCAATTCTCCCATGTTCACCAAGAATGCTCTTTGGACATTAGGGAAAACCCCTTTCCAAAGTCCCCCAACGCCTTCTGCTCGTACAATCTTGTTCAAAGCATCGAAACACCCCGAATACCGAGGCTGCATACCTTGGGCAACCGTCCGACCGTCTGCTTGCATCCTTACCTTAACAAGATCTGCAGGGCTTGCTACCAACTGCACTACTAGCAGTAAACACAAGCATATCATACTTCCGAAGCAAATGCagaatttaaaacaattattGCACCATTTGATTGGCAAGGAATTGCACAGCTAGAACAATCATGTCGAAAAAGCTTGTGCTTTTCAGTAGGGCTTTTGTATGTACAAAAACTAAAGTCGCAAGCTTCATTTTTCTTAATGGTCCACCGCAAAAagcttggaatttttttttttttttcctttacataattttatgaattttccAAATTCCCAAATCCAAATAACTTATCAAAATtataaattccaaaaaaaaaaattgaaaacccaacatGTTAAGCACAACTAGAAAGCAAGTTACCTGAGCAACGACGCCGGAGATTCCACCGGAGAGAGCTTTGGCGGGGAGAGAGAGGGACCCACCGTCGCTCTTCAGCGAGTTTCTGAGCTGCTCGTACCCGACGATCCGAATCGGTGTGTAGAAGAGGTGTCTGAGAATCGCCGGTGACAAGCCCTTGTACAATCCCACCGGACCTTGCTCCCGCACGATTTCCAAGGCGACCCTGAACGCGTTGGTACGCCGGGTTGACCCAACCGACACCGACTCGCCGTGCAGCTGAAGCCTCGTCTTCGTCAGGTCGACCGGAAATGTTGTCGTCTCCGCCACCATGGCCGAGACCGACGCCAGTAATATTTTCCTGTACGCTCCGGGGTCTTCGCTCTGTTTCATCGTCGACGAGCAAAAGCTTGGAAATTGAATCAGTAAAGTTGCTATAATCCAGTCGCTGTAAACGACATCCCTTTCCAAAAACGACAGCGTGTTCTGTATGTCGTTTATTTACCATCTGAACTCCGAAGTTTTAACTCTCTGCAGCGCGTAAGGGTTTCCAGTTTCGAGCTTCCGCGGCTTCTGCAATGGCGGATTCGATTTCATCAGTCTGTAACCTAGCGGTTCTCGACAGGCTCAGCGACGACTCCATCAACGAAATCTTCGAAAGCTACAGCGGCTTCTGCGCCGCAACAGACACCCTTCTGACCGGTGCCGGCGACCTCTCCGCCGGTCAGCAGATCGTATCTCACGTGCACGGCCTCTGCAAGCACGGGCTCGAGTCCCTCCTCCGCGACTACTTCCTCGGCGCTCTCGAGCGAACCTTCGAGAAAAATGGCGCCTTGAAATTTTGGCGGCATTTCGAGGAGTACGACGGCGACGGTTCGATCGAGGAGGAAGTGTTCTACAACGCTCTGGAAGAAATAGCAATGGAAAAGCAGTACCAGGAGAAGTGCTTATTGATTCTGGTTCACGCTTTGCAGTCTTACAACCAAGGGAGCCATGATTCTGATGATTATAGAGCGGAGCTTTTTGCTAAGTACCAGTTATCAGTGTCTTCGGTTCTTATGGCAACTCTCCCTCGACATTTTCCAGGTACCGAAAAGTTCATAAAAATCTCGACTTTGATCGATTTACATTTCCCGTTTTCTAATTTGGTTCTGCAATtactgcaattttttttatgccTCAAATTTTCTGAATTCTAGAGGTACTCCACTGGTATTTTAAGGGAAGGTTGGAGGAACTGAGTACTATAATGGGCGGGGAATTCCCGCGTGACCACGATGAGGATGATGGTGCAGATGATATGGATGTGGATGACAAATGCAAAGTCTCATACAGGAGTGGACAGATGGAGATTGATGAGTGCTATCCCCAAGGCAGGTTCTTGGACAACAATAAATTGGTGAACAACATTGGGAAGGTTGTTCGCGATCTTAGAAGTCTTGGGTTTACATCTATGGCTGAAGATGCCTATGCCTCtgctatatttttgtttctaaagGTGATCACAGTCTCTGCTGTTTTTTTCATCTAttacattttactttttatttcaaTTGTCTTTCTAACTTCAAATTGTCTTGTTTGAGTGGCAGGCCAAAGTTCATGATCTTGCTGGTGATGATTACCGGGTTTCTTTTTTGGAGTCCATTAAGCGGTGGATACAGGTTGCTTTCGCGTGCTTGTGCTTTCTTTCCATGTTGTTGTAGAGTTGTGAAGCCACAATTATGTCGCACATTAATGGTTTAATCGTACGTTAAGGCTTTACTTTATGTTTTCAAAGTGCGAagttttcttttatcattccaATGTGTATTTTTGCAGGCGGTGCCTCTTCAGTTCTTGCATGCTCTTCTTGCTTATCTTGGTGACACTGTTAGTTATGATAGTGCTTCATCTGGTCTCAAGTCACCTTTGGCTTCATGCCCTTCTACATTTTATCCTGGAATCGACATTCCATCAGAAGGACTTGTTAGATGGAAGTTGCGACTTGAGTATTTTGCTTATGAAACTTTGCAAGATTTAAGAATAGCCAAGTTATTTGAGATTATTGTGGATTATCCTGACAGGTATGTGCTTTTCTTAACTTGGGGTTCCCTTGCTTTCCAGTTGTTGAAGTCCACCATGATATTTAACCGGTTAAGGAGGGGGAATTCAGTAGCTTTTACAAGCTGTATTGTGGCTGACCATGACCACTTTATGtctttttggggtttttcaGCTCTCCTGCGATTGAAGATTTGAAACAATGTCTTGAATACACTGGACAGCATTCTAAGCTGGTTGAGTCATTTATCACTGCACTGCGTTATCGTTTACTTACTGCAGGTGCCTCAACCAATGACATTTTGCATCAATATGTTTCCACGATTAAAGCACTCCGGACTATAGATCCAGCAGGTGTTTTCCTCGAATCAGTTGGCGAACCAATAAGGGACTATTTGAGGGGAAGGAAAGACACCATAAAGTGCATTGTGACCATGCTTACAGATGGCACGGGTGGGAATTCAAATGTGTCTGGAAACACTGGGGATAGCCTTCTTGAAGAGTTAAACAGAGACGAAGAAAATCAAGAGAACACTGGTCTTGATGACGATTTCCACACTGATGACAAGCAAGCATGGATAAATGCGTTGCGGTATGTGCATGGAAGGCTATAGTTGAAGATTCAAGTGTAATTTAATTGCTTTCAAATTTTGGCGCTTACTGTATATAGATGATGTAATTTCTGAGTGATTCTGCCATTTCAGCTGGGAGCCTGACCCTGTAGAAGCTGATCCCTTGAAGGGTAGCAGGAACCGAAGGAAGGTTGATATACTTGGGATGATTGTTGGCATAATTGGTTCAAAAGATCAACTCGTTAATGAGTACCGTGTTATGCTGGCTGAAAAGCTTCTCAATAAATCTGATTATGACATTGATACAGAGATACGTACTCTTGAGCTCCTCAAGGCAAGTGcttcttttaattattatttaaacttgtggtttctttgtttaattgGGTCTGCTGGATGAAGTTAGGAtttatttatgttgtgtttatacTGTCTATTTTAATGTGTAATCATTCTTCAGATACATTTTGGAGAGAGCAGCATGCAGAAATGCGAGATTATGCTGAATGATCTGATTGATTCTAAGAGGACTAACAGCAATATTAAAGCAACCATAAGTCAGCCATCTCAAACGGGTatctttcaaattttatgtttccCCCATGAATCATGGCTTTGGGACTTCACCAGTTATTTTGTTTGATTCCGCTAACTTGGGTTGATGTCTTAGGCACTGATCTGGGAGATAAAGGGGTGTCCATGGATAATTTTGATGCTACAATCATCTCTTCAAATTTCTGGCCTCAAATCCAGGTAATGAATTGTTTCCTCTGgtaatatcatttattttgaagtttttgaTAGAAGGAAAAGATCTTGGATCATGGATTTGCATGCTCCTAATTTGAAGTATCTTTATATAAATTTCAGGATGAGTCCCTCAATGTACCTGGGCCTGTTGACCAACTACTATCTGATTATGCAAAGAGGTTTAATGAAATCAAGACACCCCGTAAACTATTATGGAAGAAAAGTCTTGGTACTGTCAAGGTACAGTGCTTGCACAACGTCATCTCAAGCCCTTTCTATTAGGAGTTTTTTGACCTGCTTACTTTTTCTTTATTCCCTTGAATCACTTAATCTACGTTAACATGTATGGTGGTTGGTGCTGTTTTAGTTGGAGTTGCAATTTGACGATAGAGCAGTGCAATTCATGGTTGCTCCCATACAAGCAGCAATTATAATGCAATTTCAAGATCAGACGAGGTATCATCAGAAATATCTTAATACACTTTATTATTCGTTACCTATTTTTtgctatatttatattttctacCTTCAGCTGGACCTCTAAGGATCTTGCAGCTGCAATTGGGGTTCCAGTAGACATACTTAATCGCAGGATAAATTTCTGGATCAGCAAGGTATGCTTGATAAACTCATACTTTCATGTTTCATGATGTGCTTCTCGTCATTCAGTACATAAATAGATAAAGAGTATTCGAAACTTTGGATTCAGCACCAGCGGTTAGTTTATATGGATCCTCACCTGTTTTAATTGAAGTTTTGAGATTTCGAAGTCAAGAAGAAGGCTCATGCACTCGTCTCTTTTTTCCTATAAAGGGAATTCTTGCAGAATCACCCAGGGCAGACTCTGAAGACCACATGTTTACACTAATGGAAGGCATGGTTGACGCCGGTAAAAATGGTGGTAACAATGGGAGCATTGAGGATCTTGTAGTTGGTGATGAGGAGGGAGAGAGCTCTGTGGCTTCGGTAGAGGATCAACTGCGCAAGGAAATGACTGTGTATGAGGTATGTGATGTCTTCGAGATTTTCCAATCTTGCTTTCAGTAATGTAAATCTGTAGGTACGAGGGTAAGGGGGCAAAATTGCCGCTCGTGACACTATTTGCCAGATAGTGCTGGATAATTGTGTCAAGTATTGATCTCGCTCATGTAAACCGTTAAACGCATGATGCCTTTCTGTTCCCAGCTTTTGAAACGGTATttggtttgttgcagaaatttATCTTGGGGATGCTCACAAACTTCGGAAGCATGGCATTAGATCGAATTCATAATACTCTCAAGGTAAGGATGATTTCAACATTCCCCGTGATATTTAGTTTCTGCAAAGCTGTTTTTAATGTATCTCCATACACTTTCCTACAGATGTTCTGTATAGCGGATCCACCTTACGACAAAACTCTCCAGCAGCTACAGAGTTTCTTATCGGGTCTGGTCTCCGAAGAGAAGTTAGAAGTAAGAGATGGAATGTACGTTTTGAAAAAGTAATTACTAAACAGATTTGCAATGTATTCTTTAGGACCCTAATCATTTGGTAAATTTATAGAGCTTGGCAAAATACGTCGGCTTCATTTCGTACACAATGCGTTGTTTTCCGTTTTGGTCTCTCTAAGATCTTTTCGTAATCTTTTAAATTAGGTTCATTGAATCCTCTACATTAGGTTCATTATGTGAGAGATTTATCGGCGTGCATTCGGAGATTTATCGTATTGAATATATACATTCTATATCTGTGACAATCTCCACGATGTCGTTCTGCTTTATTTACTGGCCATATCTTACGACCTCGTCAAGATCGACATATCCGTTTAACGTTACAAAAaatgcagaaaaagaaaaggcagTGTGTTGgatcaaaaaaacaaaaaaaaagaaataaacagaaaagaaaaggcaaTGTGACCGTTACATGTAATCCCAAATTCAAAATCTACAGGGAACCGAAACCCTCATTAACCCCAACAGAATCGAAAATTCAGAGATGAGAGAAGAAACCAAGCAGCAAGATCAGCTAGCAATGGTGGCGGCAGAAGAGCAATTGCAGCAGCTCCGATCCAAAGCCACGGAGCTCCTCCTCCGTGAAGAATGGCAGGAGTCCGTACAAGCATACTCTCACTTCATCACCCTCTGCCGATCTCACATCTCAAACACCCTTCAAAACCCCGACCCAGATCATCTCCCCAAGCTCCGAAAATCTCTCTGCCTAGCCCTCTCGAACCGTGCAGAAGCACGATCCAGACTCCGAGATTTTGCAGAAGCCTTGAGGGATTGCGATCGGGCATTGGAAATCGAGAGGGCCCATTTCAAGACTCTTGTCTGCAAAGGTAAGATCTTGCTGAATCTGAACAGGTATTCGATGGCGCTGGACTGCTTTCGAACAGCTCAGCTCGACCCACAGGCCAATGGGAGCTCCGTGGACCTCGATGGGTACTTGCAGAAGTCCAAGAAGCTCGAGCTGATGTCGAGAACTGGAGCTTTTGATCTCTCTGAATGGGTTGTTAATGGGTTTTGCGGGAAGCCTCTGGAACCAGCTGAGTACATTGGTGCAGTGCAGATCAAGAAATCAGAGATTAGAGGGCGTGGACTGTTTGCGACGAAGAACATTGATGCCGGAACTTTGGTGTTGGTTGTGAAAGCTGTTGCCACAGAGAGGGGGATTTTGCCCGGTCAAGAATTGGATGAGAATGCTCAATTGGTCATGTGGAAGAACTTCACCGAAAAAGTTATGGATTCCGTGGCTAAATGTTCGAGAATCTGCGATTTGATTAGTACATTGTCGAGTGGGGAAGATGAGGATGAGCTTGAGGTCCCTGAGATCAATCGCTTTAAGCCCGAGGCGGAGCACAATGGCGGCTGCCATAATGAGAATGAGCTTGATGCGAGCAGGATTTTGAGCATCTTGGATGTCAATTCACTTGTTGAGGGTGCAATTTCTTCCAAGATTTTGGGGAAGAACAGCGATTACTACGGTGTTGGGCTGTGGGTGCTGGCTTCATTCATCAACCATTCATGTGTTCCGAATGCAAGACGTATGCATATAGGAGATTATGTAATGGTCCATGCTTCTAGAGATGTCAAGGCCGGAGAGGAGATAACATTCACATATTTTGATGTGCTTTCGCCGTTGGAAAAGCGCAACGAAAGTTGCAAGACATGGGGTTTCAGATGTAACTGCAACAGGTGCAAGTTCGAGGAGAAACTGTATTCTAGAGAAGACGTGAGAGAGATTGAGATGGGTCTCGAAAGAAGAATGGAGGCCGGCGCTGCGGTTTATAAGCTGGAGGAAGGCATGAGGAGGTGGATGGTGAAGGAAAGGGAGAAGGGGTACTTGAGAGCATCGTTTTGGGATGCATGCTCTCAGGTTTATGGCACAGAGAAATCGGCAAAAGGGTGGGGAAGACGCATACCACCGCTAGAGACAGTGGTTGATAGCGTCGTGGAAGCGGTGGGAAGCGACGAGAGCGCGTTGAAGATGGTGGCGGAGAAGTTGAAGAGAGGTGGTGGAGGAATGTTGGAAATGGAGAGAGCTTTGAAGTTGGGAAGAGGGGTGTACGGGAAAGTAGTGAAAAAGCAAGCAATGAAGAGCCTTGTTGGTTTAGGCATTCCTTAATCAATGCTATTAACTAATAGCTTAGatttatattttcttgtatTAGCCAATAATCCACTGATGAGCTGATTTTTTGTTCAACCAACGGAATATATTAcgcagtttttttttcttttctcaacacATCGATACTTTGAACTACTCTAAACAACGAATAGGGGAATTTGAATTCGGATGCAAAAACTTCAGAAAATACGAGGGAAACAAATTAATTGTAACATTGAAAGCCCCATCGTTCATTCCCTCCTATCCTTGTGAGAATCGTCAAaggaaaatatacaaaaaattcGGAATCCAAATGGCTTAAAACCTCATATGTCAGTCATCTGAACGAGCTCTCTGTAAAAAAATGTGGTCGTCAAAGGAAAATACAAGAAATTTGGAATCCAAATAGCTTAAAATCTCAAATGTCAGTCATCCGAACGAGCTTTTTGTAAAGAATGTGGTCGTCCCTCCCGGTGTTGCTCTCTAATAATGCACTCTGCACAAGTTCCTGATGCAGAGAAACCAAGCATGACTAGACTGTCGACGGAAATAATACGAAGAGAGAACTAAGGGCAACAAAGTAAAGAAATTCACATGATTCTCACCTTGACATCCCTGTGGGAGAGGAATTTTCCCAAGTTGTGGATTATCAATCTCATATCTTCAACCTGAAAAAGTAACTAAAACAATTTAGTTCTCTCGCTTTTATTTAAACATGTCAGTTTTCTCTAATAAGACCACAAAACAAATATATGCACTGAAGATTGCATATTACCCTGACGTAGCCAACTTGATTCCTGTCAAAGAACCTAAATGCCTGTTTCAGatggaaaaagaataaaaagcaAAAGGATGGGATTAATGCATTGATCGAGGGAGCGCAGCTGTTCACAATCGAACTATAATAATAAAGGTAGAAAGCTTCCGGAAGATACCTGCAATAGTTCCTTGTCAACAACCTCTTTTGCCTTGGGAGTTTCTTTCTTACCTGAATCCACCTTCCCCTCTATTCTTTCACCTGCATCTGCTTCGTTCTTGGCCTTTGTTTCTGTAGCCTTCTTGTTATCTTGTTCCTTAACATTGAGTTCATCCTTCTCATTTCCAGTCAATGGATCGACACTGCTCTTCCCCTCTTCACTGTTCTCATTAGAGGAGTGATGTTGAGGACTAGCATCCtccatttcttcatcttcttctggaTCTTCCTCtgggtcttcttcttcttcttcatctgctGTAGGCTCCATCTTCACCTCACCGATGTGATCAACAGAGCTATTATCTTGGGGAACTGTTT from Pyrus communis chromosome 4, drPyrComm1.1, whole genome shotgun sequence harbors:
- the LOC137730808 gene encoding methyltransferase FGSG_00040-like — protein: MREETKQQDQLAMVAAEEQLQQLRSKATELLLREEWQESVQAYSHFITLCRSHISNTLQNPDPDHLPKLRKSLCLALSNRAEARSRLRDFAEALRDCDRALEIERAHFKTLVCKGKILLNLNRYSMALDCFRTAQLDPQANGSSVDLDGYLQKSKKLELMSRTGAFDLSEWVVNGFCGKPLEPAEYIGAVQIKKSEIRGRGLFATKNIDAGTLVLVVKAVATERGILPGQELDENAQLVMWKNFTEKVMDSVAKCSRICDLISTLSSGEDEDELEVPEINRFKPEAEHNGGCHNENELDASRILSILDVNSLVEGAISSKILGKNSDYYGVGLWVLASFINHSCVPNARRMHIGDYVMVHASRDVKAGEEITFTYFDVLSPLEKRNESCKTWGFRCNCNRCKFEEKLYSREDVREIEMGLERRMEAGAAVYKLEEGMRRWMVKEREKGYLRASFWDACSQVYGTEKSAKGWGRRIPPLETVVDSVVEAVGSDESALKMVAEKLKRGGGGMLEMERALKLGRGVYGKVVKKQAMKSLVGLGIP
- the LOC137731918 gene encoding mitochondrial uncoupling protein 3 — its product is MKQSEDPGAYRKILLASVSAMVAETTTFPVDLTKTRLQLHGESVSVGSTRRTNAFRVALEIVREQGPVGLYKGLSPAILRHLFYTPIRIVGYEQLRNSLKSDGGSLSLPAKALSGGISGVVAQLVASPADLVKVRMQADGRTVAQGMQPRYSGCFDALNKIVRAEGVGGLWKGVFPNVQRAFLVNMGELACYDQAKRFVIENRISEDNIYAHTLASIMSGLSATALSCPADVVKTRMMNQSRSKKGKIMYNNSYDCLVKTVKVEGLRALWKGFFPTWARLGPWQFVFWVSYEKFRQIAGFSSF
- the LOC137731917 gene encoding anaphase-promoting complex subunit 2 — encoded protein: MADSISSVCNLAVLDRLSDDSINEIFESYSGFCAATDTLLTGAGDLSAGQQIVSHVHGLCKHGLESLLRDYFLGALERTFEKNGALKFWRHFEEYDGDGSIEEEVFYNALEEIAMEKQYQEKCLLILVHALQSYNQGSHDSDDYRAELFAKYQLSVSSVLMATLPRHFPEVLHWYFKGRLEELSTIMGGEFPRDHDEDDGADDMDVDDKCKVSYRSGQMEIDECYPQGRFLDNNKLVNNIGKVVRDLRSLGFTSMAEDAYASAIFLFLKAKVHDLAGDDYRVSFLESIKRWIQAVPLQFLHALLAYLGDTVSYDSASSGLKSPLASCPSTFYPGIDIPSEGLVRWKLRLEYFAYETLQDLRIAKLFEIIVDYPDSSPAIEDLKQCLEYTGQHSKLVESFITALRYRLLTAGASTNDILHQYVSTIKALRTIDPAGVFLESVGEPIRDYLRGRKDTIKCIVTMLTDGTGGNSNVSGNTGDSLLEELNRDEENQENTGLDDDFHTDDKQAWINALRWEPDPVEADPLKGSRNRRKVDILGMIVGIIGSKDQLVNEYRVMLAEKLLNKSDYDIDTEIRTLELLKIHFGESSMQKCEIMLNDLIDSKRTNSNIKATISQPSQTGTDLGDKGVSMDNFDATIISSNFWPQIQDESLNVPGPVDQLLSDYAKRFNEIKTPRKLLWKKSLGTVKLELQFDDRAVQFMVAPIQAAIIMQFQDQTSWTSKDLAAAIGVPVDILNRRINFWISKGILAESPRADSEDHMFTLMEGMVDAGKNGGNNGSIEDLVVGDEEGESSVASVEDQLRKEMTVYEKFILGMLTNFGSMALDRIHNTLKMFCIADPPYDKTLQQLQSFLSGLVSEEKLEVRDGMYVLKK